The DNA segment CAAAATACacccccataacactgccccccaataatattcccccataacactgcccctCCCATAACACTGCCCCTCCATAACAATGCCCCCAAAATACacccccataacactgcccccaATAATATTccccccataacactgcccctcccataacactgctcctccataacaATGCCCCCCAAAATACacccccataacactgcccccaATAATATTccccccataacactgcccctcccataacactgctcctccataacaATGCCCCCCAAAAATACTCCCCCCATAATACTGCCTcaataacactgctcctccataacaatgccccccaaaaatactccccccatacatttctgccctcataagcattCCTCACTCCTCCTCACcgcttccttttcccatctacaagttTTCACTCGTTGTCCCTGAATCtcctcccaaggaaccttcagcattcggcgctgcgtaaactgttatataaataaaagataataataataatacccacACGCTCACTCACTGTAACACCATACtcgtacatatacacacgcacactcttATTCTCCCCCATCGCCATTGCAGCCCTGTCTCCACCGCAGCCAGCACTCCGTGTGCGGTGCAGCTACTTTGGGGTCACGTAATGTAACGTTACCAGGGGTGCCTGGGTTCTGTGCATCCCCTACATACACCTTAGCGAGCCCCCGATatacatccccccccccgcgcccGGGGACAGGACTCACCTGAAGTACCCGATCATTCTTCAGGTTGGGCAGGTGCCGCCACCCTTCCGGTCAGCTCCATGACTTCTACGCTCAGCCACTGGCAGGTGTGGCACTGGGTGATATCCGCTTCCTCCCCAAAGGGGGCAAACAGGGTGACGCTGCCACAGACCGGGCAGGAGGGCGCATTGGGCTCAACGAAGTCAAGGATATCAGATTCCTGCGTCTCCTCCTCTACGGTTTCAAAGTAGGGCACCTTGGTGTTGATGGGCAAAGCCTGGACCCCGTCTTTCCCAAATACATCATTGAATACTCGACAAATGGGGCAGGAGATGCTGTAGGCGCTGTCTCCTCCGAGCTTCTCCAGACATCCCTCACAGAAGGTGTGCAAACATACGGGTAACATGCGCGGCTTGAGAGAGCCGTGCGGCCTGTAGTCATCCAGACACACGGTACAGCGCAGAACATCTGGAGAGATTTCCCCAGCCGCCTCCATGTCCTCAGAATCACGCGACCCGATGAGACCAGAGACAAAAGGTTTCTTTACGTGTCACACAAACCAGGACCCTTGGGAGTGTCGTACAGCTAGGCGGACAAGGTCCATGTGTGGGTGTGGAGGAAGTATAGAGAATTTGGGGAAGGGGACTAGTGGTGTGATAGTGAGGAGGGGACGATTCCAGTCTAGCAAGATATATAGGGGTGCCACCTCCCCTCACCCTTCCCTTTAAAGCAGGCGAGCATCAGCTCAGTTATCTGCCACAAGGAAGTATTGTGAATCCTGATCACAGCAGGTTGTCTCAACTGTCACGCCAACTTATGTAGTATgtacatggacttgctacccagtagagatggtatggccaattcCAGCATGAGAGGGGTTCATTCAATTGCataggcatgtggtgccaaaaggtcttataaaatgaatttgtcttttgaagctgggactccaaccaaggccctctgcaaggtgtgaaattTCACGGGGAGGCGGTGCCTCCATGTCTACTTGCTGAGTGATCCACCATATGCCTGGATCCCCTCATAGATcctggattctttgatatgctaagtgaccactagcagtcaggaaaaccatttcatatccaggtcatatccaacacgtatcaataataactcatagattcattatcatacctcccTCCGTGCatctagaacggggaaagcgcaccctacaaaaagaataaaaacatggcGGCGCCACGTAAccagtttggaaggaattgtgaagtccGTGATATTCAAtcataagtagcaagtgtgacatatctatgaccatgacctggagattgccgggtgagcgctactcttccggttctccaggtcaagacccgaatcctccgggtcgtgcgggagcggggtcttcacacgccccgctccccgccgcccccgcccatttttttctttaaatgggggtgtttcccactgccgtcaGCTGGACCgcccccgatgtcagcgggaacgcccccaacatcagcgggaacacccccgatgtcagcgggaatgccccccAACGtgagtgtgcagtcctggccgcgtcccgcaagggaaggctccgggtagccagagccgagaagttcccaggtatgtctatGACTTCATAATCTACAAGAAATTCATAAGTGCATGAATTATTAgagggacgataaaatgaaaatgagttATTTTGACTCATATGTTTCAACAACACAGGGGGAGTCACTTATGGTTCCTATAGGTACCCCCCCCCGCTTATACcccctctgggccggcttggaaactcgagatgaactgggaaaggTATAAAGTTAATGGGCtgggctgcttaccggtgctttggtcgcccagtgtgcgagcagcgtctcttgtaccgACCAGGAGAACGgaaacccagcagagtcactaATGGCTGGCCAGGAGGTGAATCCACGCTGCAGTACTAGGAAAGGCGCCGCCACGCAGTGATGAGAGGCAACGCAAGGCAGACTTCAGATAGAAGAAACGGCAACCAGGGGTCCCAAATAATGCAGGAACACGGTAACAAATACAAGGGTCAGGCaaacggatagtcggggtcacgagcaaaggtcagggcaggcctGAATATCCCTCCACtcctagatcctcctacccacctaattaagggggaggaggaaaaaagataaaggtcCCTTTAAGACCcagcatgaatattcatgagatagctGTTCGCGCATGCGTTGCATGCATCGAGGAGCGCGTCCCGTCTAGATCTCTCGATCCACACCGGGGAGCGCGTCTAGCGGCAGGATGGACCTCGCCGCGTTTCCCGCAAGCGGGACGAGCAGGGGGCTGCCCACGcgagctgcgtctcggctcccctgctcgAGGACACAGCGGATCCGCCGGCAAGGTAACACATACACGATCAccagacacacgctaacaccgaacaatgacacacacactaattccaacaccatacacgatcaccagacacacactaacaccgaacaatgacacacacactaattccaacaccatacacgatcaccagacacacactaacactgaacaatgacacacacactaactccaacaccagacacacacactaaaaccctatagtaacacacacactcacgctaacaacATATACAATCACACACGCTTACAGCATCCACTAACTCATGTACACCCTAATTCCATGCAGTAACACAgacccatacactcacacacacacattctaccccatacacaaacacacgctcactctaacactatcccttacatacacattctccaacaccatacactaatacccaCACGCTCACTCACTGTAACACCATAGtcgtacatatacacacgcacactcttATTCTCGCCCATCGCCATTGCAGCCCTGTCTCCACCGCAGCCAGCACTCCGTGTGCGGTGCAGCTACTTTGGGGTCACGTAATGTAACGTTACCAGGGGTGCCTGGGTTCTGTGCATCCCCTACATACACCTTAGCGAGGCCCCGATATACATTTCCCCCCCAACGCCCGGGGACAGGACTCACCTGAAGTACCCGATCATTCTGCGTAGCGGTGTCTTCCTGCGGCCCGGCGCCGGGGCAGTATTTGGCGACAGGGTCCCCTCTGCTCTTTGGTGGTTCTCGGATGCTGTGGTTTGGGCAGGTGCCGCCACCCTTCCGGTCAGCTCCATGACTTCTACGCTCAGCCACTGGCAGGTGTGGCACTGGGTGATATCCGCTTCCTCCCCAAAGGGGGCAAACAGGGTGACGCTGCCACAGACCGGGCAGGAGGGCGCATTGGGCTCAACGAAGTCAAAGATATCAGATTCCTGCGTCTCCTCCTCTACGGTTTCAAAGTAGGGCACCTTGGTGTTGATGGGCAAAGCCTGGACCCCGTCTTTCCCAAATACATCATTGAATACTCGACAAATGGGGCAGGAGATGCTGTAGGCGCTGTCTCCTCCGAGCTTCTCCAGACATCCCTCACAGAAGGTGTGCAAACATATGGGTAACATGCGCGGCTTGAGAGAGCCGTGCGGCTTGTAGTCATCCAGACACACGGTACAGCGCAGAACATCTGGAGAGATTTCCCCAGCCGCCTCCATGTCCTCAGAATCACGCGACCCGATGAGACCAGAGACAAAAGGTTTCTTTACGTGTCACACAAACCATGAATTTTCATACGGATCCTGGGCCCcggcatttacattttttaagatttCTGAGTTCCAGGGGCCCCCGAGAGAACAAAGCCGTCAGTCCATGCCGGGGCCGGTAACACACGTGGATCGGGGAGGATCACAGAACCTAAAAAGACTTTGATCCGCTTGTTGGAGGCATCGCTCCGTCCAGTGGCCGCGGCTCTCGGCTGTGTCGGTAACTTATACCAGCCGGTGACGGCTCATTAACTATGTAAGAGGGGATTATGTGACGACATATTATTTTCAATGCAAGCTAACCCTTTGTGGGAAGGAGGTTATAGACACTGTTTTCTATTTAAAATCATGGTTTGTCTCGCGGGGAAAGCTCAACCAATTAGCTTCAATTAAGCTAACCGAAAAATGTGACCAGATCCCGTTAATCTCATACAAAGACAGCCTTTACCCTTTCTTGCATAATACATGAGTAGAAATTCCATGTTTAAAGTATATTTCTATGAATTACTGATGACAATAATAATGCTAACTGCCGGggcttcatttttattaaaaaaggttattttcaaTCCTTTTTTTACTGTTAAAACCAATAATAGTTTTAGACGGGTCACCAGATTGAGATATTTCTTGCTTCGCTTTGACCTGTAACCCTGGGGCTGGCAGGGTATATCGTGTGTACTAAGGCTTTATCACTATTTCTTATAATATCTGGCAGTCCGGGGCATTTCAGTTTGCCCTGGAACATGTATAACGGTACACCCGGCATTCGCACCGCTGGGGGCTGGGTTTAAATATACCCTCTGATATACCCCAAGCTGTAACGTGCGTTGGGAGTGATTACCTCTGCTGTTCTAAGTGGATTCCCCACAAGGTGGCAGCAGTGAAGCACCAGAGATTAAGAGGgcaatttttaaccctttgtgtgacGTAGGGGTAACTCACGCACCACGGAGTTACACTTTCACAGTAAGTGGGTTATTCATAAAGCAACCGTAGCACTGACGGAAACCGGTGCCGGAAACCCACGCCGAGTCCAGGGACTTCCCAGCGCAGAGCAAATGGGGCAAAAGGGAATACGACAAGACCTGACTTCCCACCAGCTGCCCAACTTAAGCACTAATGCCCCCCCCGTGATACAATGTTAAAGCCGTAAATAGATACTTTTGACTTAATTCCTTCGATACATTTATACCCAAAGCAACAGAACTGAACACTCTACGGTGTAAACATGGGAAAAGTTTTGGCTCCACACAGGTGTTTTTCTAGCTGAGGGCTGCGCATGCACCAGTTCACGCATTAAATACACGCATATCCCGTACGACAATAATCTGTACGCTTACTAAACGCGCTTCTGGCAAAATAGCTTTATTCAAAAATGGATACAATATAAAAGACACAATTTTACaaacttttcattaaaaaaaaatagatgaattTAATGCTGAGAAGTGTGAGAGAGATCGTCTTATGACCGGAGAAATGCAGAAAcgttgggggttaaaaggccccGCGTTTCCCCGGATGCTTCTAGAAGGAGCGCAGCTTGCAGAGACGATGGATTTATTGTCGTGTTTCTTATGTGTTCTCAACACACGTTGGTGTTACTCACACTCTCCTGAGACAAGTCCACATTTCTGGTGCTCGTTGTAGGGAGAGGTCCGCTGTGAGGGTCTTCTGATGCCGACCCTCCCTGTGTACTTTGACCCCCCGCCGGCGGGCTCCCACCTTGGCCTTTTCTAAGTCTCTGCAGAAAGCCGAACCACGACGTAAAGGTTTTCCTAAACTTCTCAGAAGCGAAGCAGTACAGTATGGGGTCCATGCAACAGTTTGTTCCCGATAACATCCAGGTGATGTAATAGGCGACCTCAACGCTTTCCAGCAACGAGCACAATGCCGGGAAGAACAGCTTGATGGTGACCCCCAATGTTCTGGTGACATGCACCGGCAcgtaacaaataataaatatcgcCAGCGAGACGCCGATGGTCCGTAAAGATTTGGTCAGCATAACTTGGCTGACACAATTCATGGGATTTACTTTGAGGATGTATCTACTCAGGAGGCTGTAACAAACGATGGTAATCGCGAAAGGAACGAGAAGTCCAGAAAAGATTATCACCCAGTTCCAGATAAAGAACAAGACCGCCAGGTCAGTTTGGTGGAAACTGAGACACTTTGTGGCTCCGTGAATATCAGAAGTTCTCATAATGAAGAAGAATGGAATTCCTTGGAAACAGAGACATCCCCAGACGATAAGGCAAAGTTTGGTGATGAACGGCTTCTTGGTCAAAACCGTCCCTCTAGAGCCGTGAACGATGGTGAAGTATCTGTGAAGGCCGATCAAGGTGAGGAAGTAGATGCTGCCGTACATGTGAGTACTCAGCAGGAAGACTTTAAGCTGGCAGAGGAAGGTGCCGAAGGTCCAGTCGTCGGTCAGGGAATAAATAACGATCAGAGGAGCGGCTGGTGTGATGATGGCGTCAGAGATGGCCAAGTTGAATTGAAGGATCATCGATGAATTCCATTGACTGATCCGGAACCAGAAGATCCACAAACTGATGCAGTTCAGAAGGAAACCGATGAAGAAAACGAGACTCAAGAAGATTGGGATGAAAATGTTAATCTTCTGAGGCTGACAGCTCGAGGCATTCGCCGACGCGTTTAACATGCTGGCCGGCGTATAGAAATTTACCGATTACCTAAGAAAATAAAGTGATGGgtctattaaaatatatattttaaacaaaagacAATAAGTCCATGATCCAGTGGGGAGAAGACGGGAGGCCGGGGATAATTAAACACAACCTAAATGACATATATTGGGTTTTTCACCACTAATGTAACTGCGAAGGTTTTCATGACACGGAAAGTCCGGAGGTTCTCCTCATGAGGAAGCAGCACGTCCGCTGCTGTGATGGAAAAGCAGAAGTGTCTTGGGCAACTTTATTACCGTTTGGGTTTTAATAGTTTCAAAAGCCCTACAGGTTATATGGAATCGGGGCAAATCTGTTATCTGGTACCCGTTAAGACCCTTATTTGCCTCTCTCAATGTCAGCAACACATCACAATTCTCTGTCCTCCAACATTTGAACCCCGGCTCTGTATATTTCATACGCTTCCATCGTAGGACCCTGGACATAGAAATATCTGTGATTTAGGTAAAAGGTACAGGACCGCACTTTCTTTTCATTTGGAattcaaaaaaacacaaagctttATCTGTGCTCACAAAAACAAGGAGACAGAACGGACAGGGTTTCCAGCAAGTCATGGCTGTGTGTGTCGGACTTCCGAAGGACAGTTCCCAATTCCTAGGTGATGCCAGAATCCATCGACTGAACAACTCCACGttcaaaaaaaattctaaaatgcaGCAGACAGAACATTTAACCCGATTCTCCGACATGTTTTATTGTGATTAATGAGTCAATGGAACGTCTTAAAGGGATCCCAAACATTTAATTTTCCTAACCTGCGCGGTCGGAATAGAGAGAGCCGACCTGCTGATCAAATGTGTAAATATCCACTACACTCACGTGCAGATATCATCACGTCGATAGAAAGATAAAAGTCAAAGTTTTACGAGCAGATGGAGGTTTTtcaaaagaatatttaaaaaaaatgtcaaaacccGAAGTACAGAAGCGGCAGTAAAAGTACTGACCTCGTCAGGATCGACACAACGTCTGATGTCCAGAGAGCCCAGACTATCCGAACGAGCAGTGATTGGTTTCTGAGGCGGCTCGGAGAGTCTGCTCATAGACTTCCGTGAAGCATCTAACGGGTCCTTCCAGGAGTAGAAGGAGTTTAAATTCACAGAATATCCAAATGACCACAAGTGAAAGGGAAGTGAGATCAGCACCAGCCGGGTCATAAATTATGAAATTACTATATAGAAAATGCCACATCTGCAGGGAAGCAGATAACAGATCGCCAAGTTCACAAAATAAATGCGGACAAGTCCCAATCATGGGAATAAAACCAGCACAGCTTAGAAACCCACCATTCTTTCCGCTATGGGGCTTTTTGCCAAGATAAGACCAAACGAAGACGTTATTAACCTATTATTGAAATATACGCAGAAGAGCGGCTGACCAAAGCCAATTGGCCGGTTCTGCATGGAGGAGAATCAGGAGTGGAAAGCCTTTGGGAGATACTTGTTGGCCCCTCTAGGTTGGAGGGGATGTTAGACGGAGGAGCAGGGGTTACTTGGTCCATCCCAAGGATAAATATCAGGCTTGTCGTATGTCACACGTTGGTGTTACTCACACTCTCCTGAGACAAGTCCACATTTCTGGTGCTCGTTGTAGGGAGAGGTCCGCTGTGAGGGTCTTCTGATGCCGACCCTCCCTGTGTACTTTGACCCCCCGCCGGCGGGCTCCCACCTTGGCCTTTTCTAAGTCTCTGCAGAAAGCCGAACCACGACGTAAAGGTTTTCCTAAACTTCTCAGAAGCGAAGCAGTACAGTATGGGGTCCATGCAACAGTTTGTTCCCGATAACATCCAGGTGATGTAATAGGCGACCTCAACGCTTTCCAGCAACGAGCACAATGCCGGGAAGAACAGCTTGATGGTGACCCCCAATGTTCTGGTGACATGCACCGGCAcgtaacaaataataaatatcgcCAGCGAGACGCCGATGGTCCGTAAAGATTTGGTCAGCATAACTTGGCTGACACAATTCATGGGATTTACTTTGAGGATGTATCTACTCAGGAGGCTGTAACAAACGATGGTAATCGCGAAAGGAACGAGAAGTCCAGAAAAGATTATCACCCAGTTCCAGATAAAGAACAAGACCGCCAGGTCAGTTTGGTGAATACTAAGACACTTTGTGGCTCCGTGAATATCAGAAGTTCTCATAATGAAGAAGAATGGAATTCCTTGGAAACAGAGACATCCCCAGACGATAAGGCAAAGTTTGGTGATGAACGGCTTCTTGGTCAAAACCGTCCCTCTAGAGCCGTGAACGATGGTGAAGTATCTGTGAAGGCCGATCAAGGTGAGGAAGTAGATGCTGCCGTACATGTGAGTACTCAGCAGGAAGACTTTAAGCTGGCAGAGGAAGGTGCCGAAGGTCCAGTCGTCGGTCAGGGAATAAATAACGATCAGAGGAGCGGCTGGTGTGATGATGGCGTCAGAGATGGCCAAGTTGAATTGAAGGATCATCGATGAATTCCATTGACTGATCCGGAACCAGAAGATCCACAAACTGATGCAGTTCAGAAGGAAACCGATGAAGAAAACGAGACTCAAGGAGATTGGGATGAAAATGTTAATCTTCTGAGGCTGACAGCTCGAGGCATTCGCCGACGCGTTTAACATGCTGATGTTCCAACGATAACACCTGGATGTAAAGACATTTCTGTAGTTATTTAATATAGTCGCTCCCGTTTTTTAGTACATTATTTTCTGCCAACAACTGGATATAAATCTGGAAAGGGATTACAAGGGCCAAGAAGGGCCAACTGCTTATGGAAAAGGGAGAGGGGCATCAACAACAGACAGACCTGAACAGGGCAACTCAGGAGGGGTAGAATAATAATAGGACACAAAGAACTGGAGCACAATGAGCCTCCGGGTCCAGTTCTCTTTACATGTGGACTTAAAAGGCACTAACCTTCTGACGACGAATTCAAGACAATGATTCAAAAACCAAGTATATAGAAACCCAAGCGGCACCCGGGCGAGAGGCTCGCTGCACAGACACCACCAACCCGAAGGAAGACTGAGAGGGAAGTGGTGGCATCCGttagaaaacagaaaataaaatcactaCGAGACAGAGAAACTAAAAGGTCTGAATAAGTAAGAAATTGGAGGAATGTCCCCATTCACGTAAAATAGATTGTTtcttgtaacaaaaaaacagaagtaaACAGATTGTTGTTTCCTGTATGATATAAAATAGATCAAAAACCTCTCGACATAcaatttaagaaaaagaaatcacTGCCTTGGCATTAGGAAGTAGGCTCGTGCATTTGGATTCGCAGAAATTGCAAATTTTACTGAATTTTGGCAAATATGGCATTTCACGGGAAGCCACGAAAACGAAGCCAGACCCCCCAGTGAGCAGACGAAAACGAAGCAAGAATCTCAGAATGTTTGTCTGAAATTTGCGGACTCTTTCAATCACACTCTCACACGCATTCTCTTTGactctctctctaaatgttttgctACTTTccctgctgaccacttctgcttccgttCTTCATCCTCTTTATTCTACCTtctgtctttcatcttctctcctttatcttttatcttccaTCTTTGTTCACATCTCCCCGGACATAACCTGCCACGAACATCCGCCAAAATGCTTCTGGTGACACCTTCTCCCTGGATCCTCCAGtgaggggagaggacatcaccggaagTGGAAGTTGTCGACAGTGAGGGTAGCAAAACATttagagtgaatgagaatgagtgtgagagGGTGAGAGAATGAGGGAGAGTGAATGTGGCCATTTGGTTCCGAATGGGCCCAAAATGAACCAATTGTTTCGGGCTTATGTATATTATTCCATACCCCCAACAAGAGGGCACTTTATTTGTAAAGGTGCGGCCAGGGCGGGGCTTCACAAGACTTTCTGTTTGGTGGTCATTTATAAGAGTTCCTAATGAGAATAATGAGTTTTATTTccccccgtttaatttataaagccctTTCCTGCTGTTTGTatgcacattatcggggcttttagggctgtagaaccctgcgatcccctcatacccagcaaacattctgacctcctagaaaagaggggcatcaggggggtaaagaggggcatcagggcagGAGAGTGGGGCATCAGGGCAGGAGACAGGGATCTGGAGGGCACAGAGGATGACAGCTCGATATCGGAGGATACAGATCCCATCCTCAGAGCCCAAATAGTCTATAATTAGCCTTTGCGTGGGCAGCATGAAGGATTATCACTCTACACAATGGGCCAACGCGTGGAAGAAAAAGATTGTGACGTCTGTGGATCCACTGAGTCACCAACAATTCCACTTAATGCGCCCTACATTTAGATGAGGTGTCCTCCTACGGCCCCCTGAACTAAATAACATGGAAACCCAAACACTGCCACCGGCATCCACGCTTACCTGGTTGCTCATGGGTTAATACTTTGTATTCTGAGCCCATTCATTTGCCACTTTCCTGTTTGTAAATCCCTTTTTGGCTTCTGGAGGGTTCTGTGAGCGGGGGCAGCTTCCGAAGTGTTTCCGAGCCCCTAGGGAGGTCCACTATTGGGATATGGTGTGGGGAACAGGGTCACCTTCACATGGATTCTGCTGATAAGACCATAAATGACCCGGGCCCTGAATCTGCACGTTTTTTCCCCTACTCCAGCATTTCACTTTAATTTCTAAGCGGCAtcttttggaaatatatttatttctccgATACTGACGCCTCACTGAAGATGCAGCTTCCCCCGCAGGTCGTATGCCGGGTCTGTGCGCCTAGGACCCGTCCATTTTATTTCGCTTTATTCCACTTTTGATCACTCTTTGCTCACCGTCATCGTACGGAATCGCTGGCTGTGAGAGAAACTGACATTAGGGGGCAGCATATCCGTGTATCCGGGAACATGCCCAGGTACACGCGCCGTCATATTTATCCATGTCACCCGGGttactatggcaacagcctCACAATTAGCATATTTCCACATAACGCACTTGAACTAAACGCTTCCTTCACCCTTAACTTAATTTGCGCTCAGTATGTCACCGTTTATTGCCTGTAAAAGGGAGCCGGCGGCGCAGGCGCAGCGGAGATCCGCAAGATCAGATTATCCGCCTTATTACTAAATGAATTACGCGTTAAAGCATTCAAGGTCTGGGGTTCTTTGCATGGACATTaaacctgtaaaataaacaaatagctTAATATCTGCCAGTGGGCTGCGAACGGAGGAGCGGGGGTCCCGTGGAGCGCTGTCTCATTAGGCAGGCTGCTTGGCCGATGGCCTGTATCTGAAGGATCTCTCAGACACCGAGCCGGATACTTCAGCGGCCCATAAATATTTCAGCTGGGAAGGACAGATCTCGGGTTCTTCGTCAGGCGCATGAATGAAAGGTTTCCTAGCAACCGACAGCCGGAGCACCATGTTAAAACGAAGCTCGGTGTAGGAATATCCCCAGGGCCGGCAGTCATCACAAAGAGGATCCGGTGGGCTGCATGCGCGGAGACGTATCGGAGACAATGCTTTAGAAGAATGTATAGGAGACGTTGGGCACTGCGGCCTGGCCTCACGCTGCTTAGCAGACATGGCAGAGGCTGCACGGTGCTGGAATGCGCTGCGGCCCCCGTGTCCGGCACATACGTTGATAAACTCATCCCGCAGATAAGAGGAGAAACGTGACGCCTCCATGACAGGCTCCTCAGCTCGTGTCAGTTACCCCGTGGGTGGTTTCTGTGCGTTTCCTACGGGATCAGGCGTGACAAGGAAATAACTTCCAAAGAAACCACACGTCCGGAGCGGCCCCCGAGCACTGTGCTGACCGCACTACACACAGCTGCCCCCTGCGGTGCTCCCGAGGTGGCTCTCACATACACAATGGGGGCGTCGATCAGAACAGAGCGGTAGCTGGCTGGAAATGGCCCCTAATGGCCCCTATGCACACAAACAAGAACACGTTTCCCAATATATTGCATGTAATGAATGGAAACCGATGGATTTCCCCCCCGGTCAGGATAAAAGCTCCCAATCTGTAGCAGTGTTGGGGGCGCCCGGGTGTCCTGGGGGGCCGAGGAGCCTCTATAGGCCGGGTGAGCAGTATATCAACTAAATCCAGTACATGAATCTGTAGCCCCATCCCCCGCACCCGGGCATGAATCAGATAAGGGCCTGGTGCAGGTGGGGTGAAGCGTTGGTCGCAGCAGCCAAATCCACATTCCAGCAGCTGATTACTGGCGGGTATTTTTGGACAGGCCGTCGGGGTGAAAGATGCCGCTTTCAGGGCAGATAAGCGAGGAATTTGTAGACCGTTAGCCCTTtggagccgggccctcctcgcTTTCCGAACTGTTATGAGACTCATCACTTGTTACGTCCTGATCACCAAtggtacagcgctgcggaatatgatggcgctatatcaatgaATAATTACATTACCCGGGCCCTTTAATAACGATCGTGATACATGACGCGAAGTAACAATGTAACATGGCTGGTCTCTGCtcctctggcactcaaagggttaatgaaaaaaaggtGGCACTACTACCAGGAACTAAACCCCTAACCCCCTCCCCCGCTTCCTGATACTTGTGGGTTACCGTCTGCCTCATACTGTGGCCCTCAGGCA comes from the Spea bombifrons isolate aSpeBom1 chromosome 8, aSpeBom1.2.pri, whole genome shotgun sequence genome and includes:
- the LOC128503128 gene encoding P2Y purinoceptor 4-like, translated to MLNASANASSCQPQKINIFIPISLSLVFFIGFLLNCISLWIFWFRISQWNSSMILQFNLAISDAIITPAAPLIVIYSLTDDWTFGTFLCQLKVFLLSTHMYGSIYFLTLIGLHRYFTIVHGSRGTVLTKKPFITKLCLIVWGCLCFQGIPFFFIMRTSDIHGATKCLSIHQTDLAVLFFIWNWVIIFSGLLVPFAITIVCYSLLSRYILKVNPMNCVSQVMLTKSLRTIGVSLAIFIICYVPVHVTRTLGVTIKLFFPALCSLLESVEVAYYITWMLSGTNCCMDPILYCFASEKFRKTFTSWFGFLQRLRKGQGGSPPAGGQSTQGGSASEDPHSGPLPTTSTRNVDLSQESDPLDASRKSMSRLSEPPQKPITARSDSLGSLDIRRCVDPDEGPTMEAYEIYRAGVQMLEDREL
- the LOC128502540 gene encoding tripartite motif-containing protein 2-like, with protein sequence MEAAGEISPDVLRCTVCLDDYRPHGSLKPRMLPVCLHTFCEGCLEKLGGDSAYSISCPICRVFNDVFGKDGVQALPINTKVPYFETVEEETQESDILDFVEPNAPSCPVCGSVTLFAPFGEEADITQCHTCQWLSVEVMELTGRVAAPAQPEE
- the LOC128502537 gene encoding P2Y purinoceptor 4-like; protein product: MLNASANASSCQPQKINIFIPIFLSLVFFIGFLLNCISLWIFWFRISQWNSSMILQFNLAISDAIITPAAPLIVIYSLTDDWTFGTFLCQLKVFLLSTHMYGSIYFLTLIGLHRYFTIVHGSRGTVLTKKPFITKLCLIVWGCLCFQGIPFFFIMRTSDIHGATKCLSFHQTDLAVLFFIWNWVIIFSGLLVPFAITIVCYSLLSRYILKVNPMNCVSQVMLTKSLRTIGVSLAIFIICYVPVHVTRTLGVTIKLFFPALCSLLESVEVAYYITWMLSGTNCCMDPILYCFASEKFRKTFTSWFGFLQRLRKGQGGSPPAGGQSTQGGSASEDPHSGPLPTTSTRNVDLSQESVSNTNVC